The Tenebrio molitor chromosome 5, icTenMoli1.1, whole genome shotgun sequence genome has a segment encoding these proteins:
- the vari gene encoding protein PALS2 isoform X3, translating to MTGETFRMVGVRKKNGEPLGLTVQVDDNENLVIARILEGGMIEKQGLLHVGDVILEVNGTPVNSAEELQTEVAKSKDSVTLKVGQPKDPETHASLVMNGTNNGVSKKLTCYMRALYEYVPEEDTLLPCKEIGLPFDRGDILQIVDQRDPNWWQAKKVGGDGRTGLIPSLELEERRKAFVAPEADFVHKISICGARISKKKKKIIYQSKSNCDFDKAELLLYEEVTRMPPFKRKTLVLIGTQGVGRRTLKNRLINSDPDKFGGVVPYTTRPQRVLEENGQSYWFTDPETMDDDIKHSKFLEYGEYNGHLYGTHLDAIRDVIKQGKMCVLDCSPMALKILHNSSEFLPYVIFIAAPGMEQLKNLYDVGKSNSNLRYSSRNLTFDRQSSIRYSSRRARTLESLASLYEEEDLKRALEDSASMQRTYDKYIDQVIVNNDFDITFRQIVEALDALTTEHQWVPVNWIY from the exons ATGACGGGGGAGACTTTCAGGATGGTGGGGGTCCGGAAGAAGAACGGGGAACCCCTGGGATTGACG GTGCAAGTGGATGACAACGAGAATCTGGTGATAGCGCGAATTCTTGAAGGGGGGATGATCGAGAAGCAAGGACTGCTTCATGTCGGGGACGTGATTTTGGAAGTTAATGGGACACCTGTCAACAGCGCGGAAGAGTTGCAGACTGAAGTGGCAAAGTCGAAGGATTCGGTCACCCTCAAAGTAGGTCAACCCAAAGATCCGGAAACTCACGCTTCACTTGTCATGAACGGAACCAACAACGGAGTCTCTAAAAAACTCACA TGCTACATGAGGGCACTCTACGAGTACGTCCCGGAAGAAGACACTTTGCTGCCATGCAAAGAAATCGGCTTGCCCTTCGACCGGGGCGACATTTTACAGATCGTCGATCAAAGAGATCCCAATTGGTGGCAAGCTAAAAAGGTTGGCGGTGACGGCAGAACAGGTCTTATCCCATCTCTAGAGTTGGAAGAGAGAAGAAAGGCGTTCGTAGCCCCCGAGGCTGACTTCGTCCACAAAATAAGCATATGCGGTGCTAGAATTtcgaaaaagaagaaaaaaatcatctaCCAATCGAAAAGTAATTGTGATTTCGATAAGGCTGAGCTATTGTTGTACGAAGAGGTTACCAGGATGCCACCGTTCAAGAGGAAAACTTTGGTATTGATTGGTACGCAAGGTGTGGGACGAAGAACGCTGAAAAATCGCTTGATCAACAGCGATCCTGATAAATTCGGAGGAGTTGTGCCAT ATACGACAAGACCACAGAGAGTGCTGGAAGAGAACGGTCAGAGCTACTGGTTCACAGATCCTGAGACAATGGACGACGACATCAAACATTCTAAATTTCTCGAGTACGGAGAATACAACGGACATCTGTATGGAACACACTTAGATGCTATTAGGGATGTGATAAAACAA ggAAAAATGTGCGTGCTGGACTGTAGCCCGATGGCGTTAAAAATTCTCCACAACAGTTCCGAATTCCTACCTTATGTAATTTTTATCGCGGCACCAGGGATGGAGCaactgaaaaatttatatGACGTAGGCAAAAGCAACTCGAATTTACGTTACTCCAGCCGGAATTTAACG TTTGACCGTCAGAGCTCTATACGCTACAGTTCAAGGAGGGCAAGGACTCTAGAATCTCTGGCCTCTCTGTATGAA GAAGAAGATCTAAAACGAGCACTCGAGGATAGCGCCAGTATGCAACGAACGTATGACAAGTACATTGACCAGGTAATTGTCAATAACGACTTCGACATCACTTTTCGACAAATAGTGGAGGCCTTGGATGCTTTAACTACTGAACATCAGTGGGTGCCAGTCAATTGGATTTATTGA